One Oxyura jamaicensis isolate SHBP4307 breed ruddy duck unplaced genomic scaffold, BPBGC_Ojam_1.0 oxyUn_random_OJ72894, whole genome shotgun sequence genomic window, CTGATCAATTGATATTGATTGATCAATAGAGCAACTGATAGACTGATAGATCAATTGAGAGACTGATCACCAGAGAGCCTGATAGATCACCAGACTGATCGGCTGCCAGATCGACAGGTCAAATGGTAGACCAATAGAGAAACCAATAAGCGATAGACTGATCAATAGATGGACAGATCAATAGATGGATGGATTGGTAGATCAATGGACCAATCAGCAGATGATCCTCCCTTGATTGAGGCCCCCTTCTCAACCACCCCTCGGTCCATCCCTGCCCATGCCGTGTCCCTCCACTGGGCTGTCCCTTGGCGCACCCTTTTGTTCACCCCTTGGCCCATCTTGGTCCTCCATTGTCCTTCAGCCCCTCGGGCCTTCATCCTCAGCATCCCTCCACCTTCTCTTGGCCCCGTCTTCAACCTGTCCCTCACCCCTTCCTCCAAACTATCTCGGATATTCCTTGGCCTATCCTTAGCTCCATCTACGACGTGACCATCCACACCACCCATTGGTTGGCCCTCCTCCATCCCTTGGTCCAGCCCTCAATCCAGCCTTCACCCCTTCCTCCAAACCACCCTTTGGAGGTACTCCTCCATCCCTCGGCCCTTCCTTCACCCCTTCCTCCATGCAACCCCTTGCCTGTTCCTTGGCCGTTCCTcatccatcccccagcccttcctccaaccctgtctcctcctcccacccccagctggtccggggacccccccagccccatccctcaTCCCACTATGACCTTCGTGGAGCTGCTGGCCCGCCTGGGCGGGATGGGACGCTTCCAGGTGACCTACGTGGCCGCATTGGCCCTGCCTCTGCTCATGCTGGCCAGCCACAACCTTCTGCAGAACTTCACCGCTGGCATCCCCGAGCACCATTGCCGGCCCCGGCCGGTGGCCAACGACAGTGTTGGGGACGTTCCCCTCTTTGTCACCATCCCCTCCGACGACCACCACCGCCCCCAGAGCTGCCGCCGGTATGTGGAGCCCCAGTGGAACCTCTTGGAGGCCAATGGCACGGCCAATGGCACAGCCAACAGGGCGGCCACTGAGCCGTGCCATGATGGGTGGACCTATCGCGACGGCGTCTTCGCCCACACCATCGTCACTGAGGTGAGGGGCGGATGGTGGCCACTGGGGGGGAGGTGGTGAACACAGGTGTCCGTTGACCCCCTCCCCGTGTCCTCCCCCCCGGTGGCAGTGGAACCTGGTGTGCGAGTCCAAGAGGCTGCGGCAGGTGGCCCAGTCCATCTACATGGCTGGGATCCTCCTGGGCTCCGGCCTCTTCGGGGTCCTGTCCGACAAGTAGGTGGCTGGCCTGCTGCTGTATTGGGAGGaactgggaggaactgggaggaactgggagTGGGGAGGGCAGACAGGCATGCGCTGGGACATCCTTCCTTACTTCTGTCCCCCAGTGTCTCCCTGTTTCTCATCCCAGTATCCCCAGTGTCCATATTCCCCATTCCAGTCTTCCCAGTGCCCTAAGTCCCTGTCCCAGTGCTTTCAGCACCTCATGTCCCCATCCCAGTGCCCCTTGTCTCCAACCCAGTGCCCCTTGTCTCCAACCCAGTGCTCCTTGTCTCCATCCCAgtgccccatgtccccatcccaccgccccgtccccatcccactgcCCTTTGTCCCCATCCCAAAGCACCATAATCCCAGTGCCCAGTTCCCCTATCTCTGTGTCCCATATCAGCATCCCAGCATCCTGTACCCCCagtcccagtgctcccagttcccccagtgCCGTGTCCCAGCAGGTTCGGTCGCCGGGCACTGCTCACCTGGTGCTACCTGCAGCTGGGGGCGGCAGGGGCCGGCACTGCGGCCGCCCCCACATTCGTCATCTACTGCTTCTGCCGCTTCCTGGGGGGCCTGGCCATGGCCGGCGTGTCCCTCAACTCTGCTTCTCTCTGTGAGCTGGGGACCCTGGTGTGGGTTGGGTCCCACTacccatgggagggaccctgGTGGCTGGGTTGGGTCCCACCCCCATTGACCCATGGGAGGCACCCTAGTATCTGAGTGTGATCCCACCACCATTGACCCATGGGAGAGACCTTGGTGTCCACTTCCAACCCTGCTACCGTTGACCCTTGGGATGGATTCTGGTGTCCGGGTTGGGTCCCACCACCACTGACCCATGGGAGGGACCTTGGTGTCCAGTTTGAACCCTACTACCATTGACCCATTGGAAAGACCCTGGCGTCCGCATTGGGTTCCACCACCACTGACCCATGGAGGGCCCCACAAACCCATCTCCAACCCCAGAACCCATGGGACAGACCTCGGGGTCCACTTCCTACCCCACCACCATTGACCCGTGGAAGGGCTCCTGGTGCCTGCGTTCGGTCCCACCACCACTGACCAATGGGAGGGACCCGCGCACCCAGATGCTGATGGTGACCCCCAGGCATGGAGTGGATCCCGACAGAGGCACGCGCCGTGGTGGGCACCATCAACGGCTACTGCTACACCCTGGGCCAGTTCGTGCTGGCAGGCACAGCCTTCGGCCTCCCCCACTGGCGCTGGCTCCAGCTTGTCGtctccctccccttcttcttcttcttcctctactCCTGGTACGGGGACATGGAGGGGAGGCTGGGAAGTGGTGCTTGGGCACCATGCGGGGGTCCCTGTCTCACCCCTCACCCCCCTCTTCCCAGGCTGTTCGTGGAGTCAGCCCGCTGGCAGGTGATCTCGGGGCGACCCGATCTGGCCTTGAAGGGGCTCCGCAAAGTTGCCCGCATCAacgggaggaaggaggagggtgaTAAGCTCAGCGAGGAGGTGATGTCTCTCCAAACCTCCAGATCCCATTAGATCCCTCCCAGATCCTCCCAGGCTCCCCCTCATTCTCCCCTAGATCCCCCATTGCCCCTCTACCCATCCTAAACCCACCCCCAGACTCCCTCTATCCCTTCTAAAtacctctgccccccccccccttagaTCCCCCTTAGTTGCCCCCTGgttcccccgcccccccccgaTCTCTTGGATCCCCCCCACGTCCCCTGCTTCCCTCCTAGATCTCTTTGCCTGCCTGGATTCAGATTGCCTGCCTGGATTCCTCCTACCCCCCGCCCCCGATGCCTTGTGTACCTCCTAGATTCCCCCAGATGCCTCCTAGATCTCTCTGATGCCCCTCTAGATCCTCCTGGATCCCCCTCAGCTCCTTTCTCTGCCCACTACATCTCATGAGATAGCCCAGACCCCCCACCAGATACCTTGTATCCCCCAATAGATCCCCCCTAGATCCCTTGTATCCCTCCAGATCCCTCCTGATCCCTCGATCCCTCTCCCACAGGCACTGCGGGCGCTGGTGCGCCGGGAGCCCCTGATGCCAGGGGGGGGCCTGGCTGCTCTGGTCCGTACCCCTGGGATGAGGACAGTCTCTTGTGGCGTCTCCTTCGTCTGGTAAGTAAGGTCACTTCAGAcccaaaaaaacacctcttggGATAAAAAAACATCCTCTGGGGCCCAAAAAACAACCTTTGGGGGGTCAAAACCCATTCTTCTGGGTTCAAAAACCAACCATGAAGGCTCAAAACCCAACCTTTAAGGCTCCAAAACCATTTCTGGGACTCCACGCCCATTCTTTGGTGCTCAAAATCCAATCTTTAGGGCTTAACACCCGAACTTTGGGGCTCAAAACTCAACTTTTGGGACTCCAAACCCAACTCTTGGGGGCCTAAAACATCTTTTGGGGGACAGAAGCCACCTTTTGGACCTTAAGACCCAACTTAGGGTTTAAAACCCACCATTTTTGGAAGCTAAAAGCTACCTTTTGGTGCTTAAAACCCAATTTGAGTGTCTAAACCATGTATTTTTGTCAGCAACATGCCTTTTTGGGGGAACAATACCCAACTTTTGAGGCCAAAACAACCTTTGAAGGCCAAAACCCACCTTCTGGGCACTTGGACATGCTTGGTGGGTTTTGAGTTGAAACGTTGGGTTTTTGGGCAGGTTCTCTACCAGCTTCGCTTACTATGGACTGGCCATGGACCTGCAGGGCTTTGGTGTGGACATCTACCTGAGCCAACTGGTTTTTGGGGCCGTGGACATCCCAGCCAAGCTGGCTTCTGTCCTGGCCATCAGCGGTGCTGGACGACGGGTGGCCCAGGGTGCCTCCTTGGGGCTCGCGGGGGTCTGCATCCTCGCCAACATCATTGTGCCAATGGGTGGGCACtgggacggacagacggacaaGGGAAGGGATGGAGAGACGGATGGAGGGTGGTGGGGTGGATGGAGAGGGGAGGGACAGAGGTGGGATGGAGGGTGAGGGGAGGAAGGGTGGTGGGATGGAGGGCGAGGGGAGGAAGggtgagcagagggaaggggaggaaataaAGGGCGAGGGGGTGGTGGGTGAGGGGAGGAAGGGTGGTGGAATGTAGAGATGGAAGATGGAGGAAGAATGGTTAGAGGGGTGGAGAGAAAAATTGGAGGGACAGAGACTGGAGAGAGAGATGGAGGCCAGGGACTCAAGGGGCTGGAGATAGAGGTGGGAAGCCCCTGCTGGGGGCCTGGGGGCGGTGACACCCCCCGTGGCCATCCCCAGAGCTGCAGATGCTGCGCATGGCCTTGGCGGTGGTTGGCAAGGGCGCCTTGGCCGCCTCCTTCAACTGTGCCTACATCTTCTCCGGGGAGCTCTTCCCAACTGTCATCAggtgggcagcagccccccatGGGTCTGCCTCAACACCCAGCTGCCAATCGAcacccccacccacccacccacccgcCCGTCTGTCCCACATCCCAATGCATCCATCCGTCAGTCAACAAATCCATCCGAACTTCTCTCCGTCCACCATCAAACCCTCCATCTGTCCATCTGTCCGGCCATCCAAACACCTCTCCACCCATCTGTCCATCCAACCACCTCTCCACCCACCCCGCAACCCCtccatttttctgtctgtccaTCTAGCATCAAAACCTCCATCCAAACACCTCTCCGCCCATCCCTCAGCCCATTCATCCGTGTGTCCATCCAACCACCTCTCAATCCACCTGTCAGTCTGCCCAACCACCTCTCCACCATCCCTCCACCCATCCGTCCATCAAaccctccatccatccatccgcCTGTCCATCCAACAACCTGTCAAACCACCTCTCCACCCGTCTGGCCATCCAAGCACCTCTCCACTCATCCCTCAACCCATCCATCCGCCTATCCAATCATCATCAAACCCTCTGTCCGTCTGTTCATCCAACCTctccgtccgtccgtccgtccccCAACCCATCCGTCCATCTGCCCACCCACCACCAAACCCTCCGTCCGGCCACCCGTCCTCCTGCCcaccctctccctctccccgACGCAGGCAGACAGGGATGGGCTTGGGGGGCACCATGGCCCGCGTGGGGGGCATGGTGGCTCCCTTGGTGCGCATGGCGGCTGACGTCACCCCGGTGCTGCCCCTCGTTATCTACGGGGCCGCCCCCATCATCTCGGCCATTGCCACCTGCTTCCTGCCCGAGACCCGCAACGTGCCCCTGCCCGAGACCATCGAGGATGTCGAGAGACGGTGAGAGGTCCCCCTGGGGTCCCTGTCCCCCCTggggtccccatccctgtccccctccccagtTTGTCCCCAGTTCCTTCGCGGTaggaaggaaggggggaaatGGGTGTTTTCGGGTGAGATTGCCTTCTCAGGAGGTTTTGGGGGGAAATGGGCTGGATTTGGGATGGAGAAGGGTGGAAGGTTTTGGGGTGAGGACTGAAGGATTTGGGGGTGGGAAATGCAGGTTTTGGGGTGAGAAGGGCTGGATTTGGGGAGGGAAGAGTGGAAGGTTTTGGGGTGGAGATTGAAGGTATTGGGGGTAGGATGGACTGaagattttggggtgggaaaCACTAAGGTTTTTGGGCTGAGATCAGATGGTTTTAGGGTGGGAAGGAAAGTTTTGAGGTGAGAATGGAAGGTTTTGGAATGGGAAGGTTTTGGGTTGAGGACCAAAGATTTTGGGGTTAGAAGGCCTGAAGCTTTTAGGACAAGGGCTGAaagttttggggtggggaggactGAAAGTTTTGGGGCGCAAACTGATGGTTTTGGGGATTCATCCCCTGACCTCCCCATCCCCCTCCCCACAGTGGGGGCCACCTGAAGGACGAGGACGTCACCGTCCCCCTGGGTGCCACTGTGACCAAGGACAGCGCCTGAGGGGTGAGGAcgggcagcggggagggggcacagGACCCCCCtgtggcccccccccccccccccccccctttactCAAATCCTATTTATTTCACCCCAATAAAGCCACGCCGATGGTCACCGAGCGCCAGCCTTTGCCCCAATTCGGGTGATttcagctgcagcccccccccccttaatCACCCTCCCTGCTGGGGGATTAAGGCTCCCGTCCGGGCTGGcgggtggaaaaaaaaaaacacctaaacAGAGTGGTTTGGCCCCCAAAAAGAAGGCAGCACAACCTCACTATCAGCCCTCAGAGATTCCACATCAACACACCTAAAATGGTGCATTTTGCACCCAAAAACCAGAGCAATGCAACCTGGCTATCATTCCTTCAGAGAAGCCAAGCACCAGAATTAGGTTTATTCACCCCAAAAATAAGGGCAGCAcaaccccaaaatcagacctAAGGAAAGCCACGTCCAAGCACCTAAATAGGACCTTTTCACCCCAAACCCACCCAGTGGAACTTCAATCCCTCCcaccacagcccccccccccccccccgggccccgaAAACCCCCCATTTTGCCCCAAAACCCCCacaaattccacttttttttttttttttttacccatttttattatgaaaaggAGCAGTTTTggtgtcatttttttaatctggataAGACACAACTGTGAAGCTTTGCcgaaggagaaaaaacagggTAAAACCCACCCGTTTTGGGACATTTTATCATCCCGCCCCTCACTGGGGCGCGAAACGGGAAAACCGCCCATTTTGAACCAAAAAGCCACCTTTTCCACCTGAATCCGGCacaaaaaggggggaaaggggagaaaacacCGGGCTGGAGATGCCTCCCCATGAGATTTGTGCATTTTTgggtatttttaatgatttggGGCTATTTTGGGTCCATTTGGGGTCAATTTTGGACCGTTTTGGGGTCAATTTGGGGCCATTTTGGGTCTTCCCCCTGCCAGCTTCTTCTCCAGTGGGGGGTTTACGGCCGGTGAAAATGGGGGTGTGGGGGTGCGAGGGGG contains:
- the LOC118160009 gene encoding solute carrier family 22 member 6-like, translated to MTFVELLARLGGMGRFQVTYVAALALPLLMLASHNLLQNFTAGIPEHHCRPRPVANDSVGDVPLFVTIPSDDHHRPQSCRRYVEPQWNLLEANGTANGTANRAATEPCHDGWTYRDGVFAHTIVTEWNLVCESKRLRQVAQSIYMAGILLGSGLFGVLSDKFGRRALLTWCYLQLGAAGAGTAAAPTFVIYCFCRFLGGLAMAGVSLNSASLCMEWIPTEARAVVGTINGYCYTLGQFVLAGTAFGLPHWRWLQLVVSLPFFFFFLYSWLFVESARWQVISGRPDLALKGLRKVARINGRKEEGDKLSEEALRALVRREPLMPGGGLAALVRTPGMRTVSCGVSFVWFSTSFAYYGLAMDLQGFGVDIYLSQLVFGAVDIPAKLASVLAISGAGRRVAQGASLGLAGVCILANIIVPMELQMLRMALAVVGKGALAASFNCAYIFSGELFPTVIRQTGMGLGGTMARVGGMVAPLVRMAADVTPVLPLVIYGAAPIISAIATCFLPETRNVPLPETIEDVERRGGHLKDEDVTVPLGATVTKDSA